The window TCAACCGTTTCATTAAGCTCCCCCCTTAATCCCGTTCATTTTTAGAAAAAAAGCATGAATCCTTCCTGGATCCATGCAGAAAACGGTTCATGCTTCGTTGCGCTCTAAATAAAAGTACAACTCATTTCCTTTTTTATACTTCTCGTCCACTACAAAGCCTAACTTCTGAAGGAGTTGAGTGGACTTCTGGTTATTTTCATCCACAGTCGCATCAATAATATCGAGTTTCATTCCCTGAAAGCCGAATGAAATAGCTTTTTCATAGCCTCAACCATAAATCCATTTCCCCAATATCGTTTCGATAAGTAATAGACAACTTCCGGTTTTGCAACTCCGCCTTGACCGCGCAAATAGTGAAATCCAACCGTTCCAATTAAGCTTTTACTGGCCTTTTCAAAAATTCCCCACCTGCATCCCGCATCATCCAAATGAAACTGGATAATTCCCTTGGCTTCCTTCAAGTCCTTGCAAGGCTCAATGTCCATGAATCTGGTAACATCCCTATCTGAAAAATGCTCAAAAACCGCACCGCAATCATCAAGTGTCAAAATTCTTAGGGTAAGCCTTTCCGTTTCCAGAGAAGGATAACCCACATCATTTTTTATGGCCAATTTGAATCCCCTTTAGTAAAAATCTGTTTGTATTTACAGATTCAACATCATGTCAGGGTTTTCCTTCTCGTTTTCATTGCTCATAAATCGAAATAGTCCTTCGCCAGTTCCTTAAATTGCTCTTCAGTTATCTCCTTTTTCTGAACCTTTCCATCGTTCCATTCCGTGAACGTCCCTTCCGTCAACGTCACATTTCCCCTATCAGTAAGCCTGGTAACAAGCGGCTTTTTATTAAAAGCGGATGCCGGGTGCTCGGCAATAACCTTCTGCACTTCAT is drawn from Bacillus sp. FJAT-18017 and contains these coding sequences:
- a CDS encoding GNAT family N-acetyltransferase; protein product: MAIKNDVGYPSLETERLTLRILTLDDCGAVFEHFSDRDVTRFMDIEPCKDLKEAKGIIQFHLDDAGCRWGIFEKASKSLIGTVGFHYLRGQGGVAKPEVVYYLSKRYWGNGFMVEAMKKLFHSAFRE